The DNA window AGCAGTTCGATCACCGAGCCCGGCCAGCCGTGCGTCATGATCAACGGCAGGGCGTCGCGATGCCGCGACCGGACGTGCACGAAGTGGATGTCCACACCGTCGATCTCGGTGGTGAACTGCGGGAGCCGGTTCAGCCGGGCCTGCACCCGCCGCATGTCGTAGTCGTGGCGCCAGTACTGCCCCAGTGCCCGCATCGTGGCCAGTTGCACGCCCTGCGAACGGTCGGCGACGAGTTCCGGGGTCGGCCAGCGCGTCGTGGCGAGGCGGCGGCGCAGGTCGTCGATCGTCTCCTCGCGGAAGTTCACGGTGAACGGTCTGATCGCATGGCTGGTCCGCTGGTCGAGTGTGGTCATGACACCGTGGCCTTTCGGTCGGGATCAGGCGGGACGAGGTCCGGGATCCGGCAAGACGAAGTGCGGGATCCGGCAAGCGCCATGAGCCTGGCAAAACCCGGGGCCCGCTCGCCCCCGTGATGACCCTGGTCGGTGCCCTGGCGTTTCCGCGCCCGGCGCGTGCCGAGGCCCACAGCCGTTCACCTGCCCTTGACCGCCGGGGCACGGTGATTCCGCGCGTCGTTACCCGCCACATTGCACGGTGACCCTCGTGAGATCTTCCTTAGCCGCGCTCCTGGCCGGCGCCCTGATCATCGCTGCCCCGGCACCCGCTGACGCGACACGACAGACGACCGCGTCCTGCTCACCGGACGCGAGTCTGCTCGGTTTCTCCGACGCCCTCGACAAGACCACCTTCGACGGCACCCCGGTGGCGGGTCTGTCCGCGCTGGCCCTGACGGCACGCGACAGGGGCCTCGCCCTCGTCGACAACATCGGCGCCACCCCGGCCCGCGTCTACTCCGTGACCGGCCTCGGCTCGACCCCGAGGATCACCGGCATCACCCGGCTCGGCTCGTACACCGGCGCCGACTTCGACGGCGAGGGCCTGGTCGCCGAGAGGGACGGCCGGACGATCCTGGTCAGTTCGGAGAAGGAGCCGTCGATCCGCCGGTTCCGCCTCTCCGACGGCAAGGAGCTCGCGTCGCTGCCGGTCCCGGCCCGTTTCCGGGTCACCCCGGCCGGCGAGGCCGCGGTCAACCAGACGTTCGAGGCGCTCACCGTCACCCCGGACGGACGCCGGCTCTACGCCGGCATGGAGGGGGCACTCGCGGCGGACGGCGCCGGCTTCAACCGCATCATCGGGTACGGGGGTAAGCCCGGTTCCGCCTACACCCCCCAGGAGCAGTTCGCCTACCGTACCGACGCGAACCTCGGCCTGGTCGAGCTGATCGCGCTCGGTGACGAGCAGTTCCTCTCGGTCGAGCGCGGTTTCACCGCCGGCGTCGGCAACACGGTCCGCGTCTTCCGGGTGTCGGCGACCGGCGCCCCGGACGTCAGCGGCGTGGCCGGCCTGTCCACGCTGACCGACCCGCGCGCCTGGCTCGGCAAGGAGCTGCTCTTCGACGTGGCGGACTGCCCGCCGTCGGGCGCCACCGCGAAGCAGCCGCAGCCGAACCCGCTGCTCGACAACATCGAGGGCGCCGCGCTGGGCCGCTCGCTGCCCGGCGGCCGGCGGGTGCTGCACCTGATCTCGGACGACAACGGCAGCGCCACCCAGGTCACCCGGGTCTACAGCTTCGCGGTGACGCTGCGCGGCGAGGCCACCCTGGACAAGCGGGCGATCATCCCGGCGACCGCGTACCAGCCGGGCCCGGTCTCCGGCACGCAGCTCTCCACCGAGCCGGTCCTCGGCATCACCGCGCCGTTCCCGGGTCAGCCGATCCCCGGTTTCTCCGCGGTCATCCCCGGCTCGTCGCGGGGACGCTACCTGGCGATGCCGGACAACGGGTTCGGCACGAAGACCAACTCGGCGGACTTCCTGCTGCGCGCCTACGACATCAAACCCGATTACGGTACGGGCCGGGTCGCCATCAAGGGACACATCAATTTCCGCGACCCCGACCGCCGGGTGCCGTTCCCGATCGTCAACGAGAACACGGCGGACCGGTTGCTCACCGGCGCCGACTTCGACGTCGAGTCGCTCGCCCGGGACAGCCGGGGCAACCTGTGGATCGGTGACGAGTTCGGCCCGTACCTGATCAAGGTGGACCGGACCGGGAAGGTCCTGCAGGCGCCGATCCCGCTGCCGGACGGCGGGAAGTCGCCGCAGTCGCCGGACCTCGCCGCCGGGGAGACCCCGACCGTGCCGGCCAGCCGCGGGTTCGAGGCGCTCGCCGTCAGCGGGGACGGTAAGACGCTCTACCCGATCCTGGAGGGCGCCCGCACCGACGACGCCGATCAGCGCCGCCGGATCGTCTACGAGTTCTCGGTGCCCGCCAACCGGTACACCGGGCGGACCTGGTCGCTGCGGGTCGACGACCCGTCGCTGGTCGTCGGCGACGCGGCCGTGCTGGACTCCCGGCGCATCCTCTTCATCGAACGGGACAACGCGATGGGCGTACAGTCCCGGGTGAAACGCCTGGTGGTCACCGACCTGGACCGGGCCTCCGACGCCGGGGTCCTGCCCCGGCGGACCGCCGCCGACCTGCTGCGCATCGCCGACCCGACGGGCGTGTCCACGCCGGCGCGGCCCGGTGAGTACGGCGTCGGCGAGCTGTTCTCGTTCCCGCTGCAGTCGGTCGAGTCGGTGCTGCCGCTCGGCGGTGACCGGGTGCTGGTGGCGAACGACAACAACTTCCCCGGCAACGACGGCCGCATCCCCGGACGGGCCGACGACACCGAGCTGATCGAGATCACCGTCCCCGGTCTGTGATCTCTACCGGGTGATCTTCCGAGGAAACGCCCCGGTCGCGCGTTGATCCACTCATGAGACGGAAGATCGGCGCCGTGCTGACGGCCGGCGTGCTCGCCCTGTTCCCCGCGCCCGCCCGGGCCGATCCCGGTGCGGCGGGCGCGGGGATCACCGTCGGTCACCCGGCGGACGGGCAGATCGTCCCCACCGGACCGCTCACCGTGACCGGTTCGGCGCAGGCCGGTCCGGTGGGGATCCGCTCGGTGACGGTGGAACGGGACGGGCGGCCCCCGTTCCCGGCGACCGTCGGCGACCGCGGTGACTTCACGGCGGCGGTCGGCACGATCGGGGCCGGGGTGCACCGGATCGTGGTGCGGGCGGTCCTCGCCGACGGCCGGACCGTGGAGCACGAGCAGTGGTTCACCGGACGGGCGACGAGCCGTTACGTCGCACTCGGCGACTCCTGGACGGCGGGGGTGGGCGCCGGGCCGTACCGTGATCGGGGTTGCCGCCGCGCCGCGAAGGGCTGGCCGGCGCGGGTGAAGGCGCCCGGCCGCGCCGCGCTCACGGTCGAGGCGTGCGCGGACTGGACCGGGACACCCGATCGGCTGCGCCGGCTCGACGCCGACACCGACCTGGTGACCGTCACGTTCGGCGGCGACGACGTGGGCCTCACCGAGCTGGCCGCGTTCTGCGCCACCCGGACGGCCTGCGCCACCCGGCCGTTCGTGGGCCGCGACGTGTCCCTCGACGAGTGGGCCCGCGCCCGGATCGGGTTGCTGCGCGCCAAGCTCGACGACCTCTACCGGCAGATCCGTGCCCGGGTGCGGCCGGACACCACGATCGTCGCCGTGACCTATCCGCACCTGCCCGCCTGCGCGGACCGGCCCGGGATCACCCGGGGTGAGCGGCGCTGGCTGAACGACCGGATCGACGACCTCGACGCGCTGATCATCGAGCGGGCGGCGAAGGGCGGTCTCGTGGTCGCCGACGTGCGCGGCGGCTGCGGCTCGTTCCCACCCGATCGACAAGGCGCGATCCGGTACGCCGAGACGGTCTCCCGCGCGATCCGGACCGGCACACCCGCCGCGCCCGCGGCCGGCACCGCGCCCATGACCGGCACCGTGCCTGCGACCAGCGCCAGGCCCACGACCAGCACCACGCCCACGACCAGCACCACACCTGCGGCCGGCACCGCGCCGGCACGACCCGCCGGCCGCGCCGCTGTCGCGCTGCCCCGCACCGGTATGCCCGGCTGGGCCCTGCCGGCCACCGGTGCCGGAATCGTCCTGATCCTGCTCGGCGCGGCCCTCATCCGGGTCACCCACCGTGATTGACCAGGGACGATAAGGTGTCCACCATGGAGTTCCTGAAGCCGATGGTCCTGCCCGTCCCGATCCGTGCCGCCGAGCGTCACGGCGCCGTCGACCTCTACGTCCCGCCCGCCGCCGAGCCGCTGCCGGCGATCCTGTTCGTGCACGGTGGCCCGCTCCCGCCCGGCCTGGAGCCGCTGCCCCGCGAGTGGCCGCTCTTCCAGGCGTACGCGTCCCTCGCCGCCGGCCATCAGGTCGTCGGCGCCGTGGTCGACCACCGGCTGCGGGGCCCGGACTCCTACCCGACCGCCTTCGACGACGTGGCCGGCGCCCTCGACACGCTGCGCGCCGACCCGCGGGTGGACGCCTCCCGGGTGGCGATCTGGTATTTCTCCGGCGGCGGCCGCCTCAGCGCCGACTATCTGCGGGCGGTGCCGTCGTGGCTGCGGGCGGTCGCCCTCACGTACCCGATGGTCACGCCGTTCCCGGGCTGGCCCGACGACCCGCGCTTCCGCCCGGCCGAGGCCGTGGTGTCGGCGGGC is part of the Actinoplanes missouriensis 431 genome and encodes:
- a CDS encoding esterase-like activity of phytase family protein — encoded protein: MRSSLAALLAGALIIAAPAPADATRQTTASCSPDASLLGFSDALDKTTFDGTPVAGLSALALTARDRGLALVDNIGATPARVYSVTGLGSTPRITGITRLGSYTGADFDGEGLVAERDGRTILVSSEKEPSIRRFRLSDGKELASLPVPARFRVTPAGEAAVNQTFEALTVTPDGRRLYAGMEGALAADGAGFNRIIGYGGKPGSAYTPQEQFAYRTDANLGLVELIALGDEQFLSVERGFTAGVGNTVRVFRVSATGAPDVSGVAGLSTLTDPRAWLGKELLFDVADCPPSGATAKQPQPNPLLDNIEGAALGRSLPGGRRVLHLISDDNGSATQVTRVYSFAVTLRGEATLDKRAIIPATAYQPGPVSGTQLSTEPVLGITAPFPGQPIPGFSAVIPGSSRGRYLAMPDNGFGTKTNSADFLLRAYDIKPDYGTGRVAIKGHINFRDPDRRVPFPIVNENTADRLLTGADFDVESLARDSRGNLWIGDEFGPYLIKVDRTGKVLQAPIPLPDGGKSPQSPDLAAGETPTVPASRGFEALAVSGDGKTLYPILEGARTDDADQRRRIVYEFSVPANRYTGRTWSLRVDDPSLVVGDAAVLDSRRILFIERDNAMGVQSRVKRLVVTDLDRASDAGVLPRRTAADLLRIADPTGVSTPARPGEYGVGELFSFPLQSVESVLPLGGDRVLVANDNNFPGNDGRIPGRADDTELIEITVPGL
- a CDS encoding GDSL-type esterase/lipase family protein, giving the protein MRRKIGAVLTAGVLALFPAPARADPGAAGAGITVGHPADGQIVPTGPLTVTGSAQAGPVGIRSVTVERDGRPPFPATVGDRGDFTAAVGTIGAGVHRIVVRAVLADGRTVEHEQWFTGRATSRYVALGDSWTAGVGAGPYRDRGCRRAAKGWPARVKAPGRAALTVEACADWTGTPDRLRRLDADTDLVTVTFGGDDVGLTELAAFCATRTACATRPFVGRDVSLDEWARARIGLLRAKLDDLYRQIRARVRPDTTIVAVTYPHLPACADRPGITRGERRWLNDRIDDLDALIIERAAKGGLVVADVRGGCGSFPPDRQGAIRYAETVSRAIRTGTPAAPAAGTAPMTGTVPATSARPTTSTTPTTSTTPAAGTAPARPAGRAAVALPRTGMPGWALPATGAGIVLILLGAALIRVTHRD
- a CDS encoding alpha/beta hydrolase family protein, which codes for MEFLKPMVLPVPIRAAERHGAVDLYVPPAAEPLPAILFVHGGPLPPGLEPLPREWPLFQAYASLAAGHQVVGAVVDHRLRGPDSYPTAFDDVAGALDTLRADPRVDASRVAIWYFSGGGRLSADYLRAVPSWLRAVALTYPMVTPFPGWPDDPRFRPAEAVVSAGDLPIVLTRVGEENPAVAEGVAAFVAAAEKANLTIVDVPHGRHGFDNQNDSDESREAIMAAFNRVLAALA